The following coding sequences lie in one Moritella viscosa genomic window:
- a CDS encoding TonB-dependent receptor: protein MNNFKLSTLACLVTSAVFSVSAVANSVTDIDTTVVKAKRPNYKTNTTNTAFKMDVSQLETPRSVNTIDRKLLDDLQATSLAKALENDASTVKTHESDGHENFYIRGFELTTNEGYLRNGEQKYSLIQEPVEMYERIEILKGGSGLLYGQSEAGGLINMITKTPEDRQRTMISQDIGSDNFYRSVVDTTGAATDKLRYRFIASKQTKENWRHYPDGKQPKTDRDLFAVMLDYDISDDTMLALTYDHKTQQGHNDSGAHFDENGNIVGDRETILDMPWSDNEKKEDSYGIKLSHEINDDWSLSASYHYLDMANSARTSSVSLSKDSATTGNYKFGTGKRDNSYEVHTASVDVNGNFYTGSIDHNILIGANLVNHVYHRNSNWGGKKIEVSINPTKPTPGYDPSVMAPASGNDYRRQTYGLYVQDLMTFNDQWQLLAGLRLDHYSKERSSNDKKDGKGHDKIYNNVIPNASLLFHPNQDSTIYATYSQSFIPKTPIDSSRDANDGMERDPETGNLYELGFKYDILDNRAMVNASVFQIVKDNISVISDYKDPNNPNVSRITTQGGKRVHTGTDISLTGRVTDKLTMKAGAQFMKAEYQGQPKHDGKVPANIPEFTSNIWANYEVTDNIDFNAGAYYVGSRYGNDDNNQAKKKEYALVDAGVIYRMPMKDDKELTFRFKVNNIMNTKYEGSGSYSGMTIGQGRNYILSAQYYF from the coding sequence ATGAATAACTTTAAATTATCGACCCTTGCATGTTTAGTCACTTCGGCTGTATTTTCAGTTTCGGCTGTTGCCAATAGTGTCACAGATATTGATACCACGGTTGTAAAAGCGAAGCGCCCAAACTATAAAACCAATACGACAAATACAGCGTTTAAAATGGACGTTTCTCAGCTGGAAACACCTCGCTCTGTTAATACAATAGACAGAAAATTATTAGATGACTTACAAGCGACATCATTAGCAAAGGCGTTAGAGAATGACGCTTCGACAGTGAAGACACATGAAAGCGACGGACACGAAAATTTTTATATCCGTGGTTTCGAACTTACGACTAATGAGGGGTATTTGCGAAACGGTGAACAAAAATATTCTCTAATACAAGAGCCCGTCGAGATGTACGAACGGATCGAGATTTTAAAGGGAGGTTCCGGCTTATTGTATGGACAGTCTGAGGCTGGTGGTCTTATTAATATGATTACAAAAACGCCGGAAGATAGACAACGCACCATGATATCTCAAGATATTGGCAGTGATAATTTCTATCGTTCTGTTGTTGATACTACAGGTGCAGCGACGGATAAATTACGTTACCGTTTCATTGCATCTAAACAGACCAAAGAAAACTGGCGACATTATCCAGATGGAAAACAACCAAAAACAGATCGTGATCTATTTGCGGTCATGCTTGATTACGATATCAGTGATGACACCATGCTTGCTCTTACATATGATCATAAAACACAACAAGGTCATAACGATAGCGGCGCTCATTTTGACGAAAATGGAAATATCGTCGGAGACCGTGAAACTATTCTCGATATGCCTTGGTCTGATAATGAGAAGAAAGAGGATAGCTACGGAATTAAGTTATCCCATGAGATTAATGATGATTGGTCGCTATCTGCTAGTTACCATTATTTAGATATGGCCAACAGTGCAAGAACGTCTAGCGTTAGTCTAAGCAAAGATAGCGCAACAACTGGAAACTATAAGTTTGGTACTGGTAAGCGAGATAATTCCTACGAAGTACACACAGCATCAGTCGATGTTAACGGTAATTTCTATACCGGCAGCATTGACCATAACATCCTTATTGGTGCGAATCTGGTAAATCATGTTTATCACCGCAATAGCAATTGGGGTGGAAAGAAAATAGAAGTAAGCATAAATCCAACCAAGCCAACCCCTGGTTATGATCCGTCAGTTATGGCACCGGCAAGTGGCAACGATTACCGAAGGCAGACATACGGCTTATATGTTCAAGACTTGATGACGTTTAATGACCAATGGCAATTACTCGCTGGACTTAGATTAGACCATTATAGTAAAGAGAGAAGCTCTAATGATAAGAAAGACGGTAAAGGTCATGACAAAATTTATAACAATGTCATTCCTAATGCGTCGTTGTTATTCCATCCTAATCAAGACTCGACGATTTACGCGACTTATTCACAATCCTTTATTCCAAAGACGCCTATTGATAGTAGTCGAGATGCAAATGACGGAATGGAGCGAGATCCTGAAACGGGTAACCTATACGAGTTAGGTTTCAAATACGATATTCTTGATAACCGTGCAATGGTTAACGCTTCGGTATTCCAAATAGTTAAAGATAATATTTCAGTTATTAGTGATTATAAGGATCCTAACAATCCAAATGTGAGCCGCATTACGACTCAAGGTGGTAAGCGTGTTCACACTGGTACTGATATTAGCCTTACTGGTCGAGTAACGGATAAGTTGACTATGAAAGCCGGAGCACAATTTATGAAAGCAGAATATCAAGGACAGCCTAAACATGATGGAAAGGTCCCAGCTAATATTCCGGAATTTACCTCGAACATATGGGCTAATTATGAAGTAACGGACAATATCGACTTTAATGCAGGGGCTTACTATGTCGGTTCTCGTTATGGTAACGATGATAACAACCAAGCTAAGAAAAAAGAATATGCGCTTGTAGATGCTGGTGTGATCTATCGTATGCCAATGAAAGACGATAAGGAACTCACATTCCGATTCAAGGTTAACAACATAATGAATACTAAGTATGAGGGGAGTGGTAGTTATAGTGGAATGACTATAGGTCAAGGCCGCAATTATATACTATCAGCTCAATATTATTTCTAA
- a CDS encoding putative uncharacterized protein (No significant database matches) — translation MFMDNEKQRLICGVGINDTNIELKENGRYISQYRTWRSMLRQAYGVDIKNRRVEGLTICKEWFYFSKYKAWYDTNKLDRFYVSRDIKIPGNKHYSPQRCIFVPYAWGRLLSRENVDLYALYEEMERCRTEYSDNKKLMKLVNDVLKRY, via the coding sequence ATGTTTATGGATAATGAAAAACAACGTCTTATTTGTGGTGTCGGTATTAACGACACAAATATCGAGCTAAAAGAGAATGGTCGATATATAAGTCAATATCGAACATGGCGCTCGATGCTTCGTCAGGCCTACGGCGTCGATATAAAAAACCGTCGCGTTGAGGGGCTTACAATTTGTAAAGAATGGTTCTATTTCTCTAAATATAAAGCATGGTATGACACGAATAAATTAGATCGTTTTTATGTCAGTAGAGATATAAAAATACCCGGTAATAAACATTATTCTCCTCAGCGTTGTATTTTTGTGCCTTATGCGTGGGGACGACTGCTATCTAGAGAGAATGTAGACCTTTACGCCTTATATGAGGAAATGGAACGTTGTCGAACTGAATATTCGGACAATAAAAAACTCATGAAACTAGTTAATGATGTGCTTAAACGTTATTAA